In one Paenibacillus sp. JQZ6Y-1 genomic region, the following are encoded:
- a CDS encoding methyl-accepting chemotaxis protein — MNSLLARMIVCFSVLIVIGFAIVGLTVYQSSNSLVTQSIGTQAEQVALRASALIDPVQYSAIPAREGGETAYYTKLRQQLNQLREDNGFRYIYTMNRTMNNGQEQYVYIVDGAPQDVSEDDFSPLGTVEEEVYPAMQQVMNTGQPAVGDLTKDQYGAIITSFVPIKNAAGQTIGVLGADLDATNIYELMQKSKQTTLIVSLLILLVSLLLVYILARYLIRPLRRLNEDIHRVNEGDLTIEIRTTSKDEIGQLSASFGRLVADTRNVIVGIRDSAQELQQAAIGLSEQSRSTSDTSRTIAGHVHETSADTQTQAAHAIEMQHGMNEVNGGMQRIAEAVNIVSDRSSDTLEQSVQGKQAIGQAVSQMEAITQSSDQMAAATGQLQQHSDRIEGILQLINDIASQTHLLALNASIEAARAGEHGQGFAVVAGEVQKLAGQSKSSASVVAEIVTAMQREIGELHRHMEVNRTETYTSMNVVQHAGQSFEHIHHRLGEVAAQLHQVSESSSEISAISQQMLVSVDEMEAITRQSARRFEQVTEGAEEQQAAMEHVNHSANHLAGLSERLNGLIGRFKV; from the coding sequence TTGAACAGCTTACTTGCAAGAATGATTGTATGTTTCTCCGTTTTGATCGTGATTGGGTTTGCCATTGTGGGATTGACGGTCTATCAATCCTCAAATTCATTAGTGACTCAGTCTATTGGCACACAGGCTGAACAGGTTGCTCTCCGAGCAAGCGCATTGATCGATCCGGTACAGTATTCTGCCATTCCAGCTCGCGAAGGTGGCGAGACAGCTTATTATACCAAGCTTCGTCAGCAGCTGAATCAACTACGCGAGGATAATGGCTTCCGCTATATTTATACAATGAATCGCACGATGAACAACGGTCAAGAGCAATATGTCTACATTGTAGATGGTGCGCCGCAAGACGTATCTGAGGATGATTTTTCTCCACTGGGGACAGTCGAGGAGGAAGTGTATCCCGCTATGCAGCAGGTAATGAACACCGGACAGCCTGCCGTAGGCGATCTAACCAAAGATCAGTATGGCGCAATTATTACCTCCTTTGTACCGATCAAAAATGCAGCCGGACAAACGATTGGCGTGCTAGGTGCCGATCTGGATGCGACCAATATTTATGAATTGATGCAGAAGTCCAAGCAAACGACACTTATCGTCTCCCTGCTGATCCTGCTTGTAAGCCTGCTGCTTGTGTACATTCTTGCACGTTATCTTATTCGTCCACTCCGACGATTGAACGAGGATATTCATCGGGTGAATGAAGGCGATCTGACGATTGAGATTCGTACAACCAGCAAGGATGAAATTGGGCAATTGTCCGCTTCGTTTGGTAGGCTAGTTGCCGATACACGCAATGTTATTGTCGGTATTCGCGATAGTGCACAGGAACTTCAGCAAGCTGCTATTGGTCTTTCGGAGCAATCTCGCAGCACCTCGGATACGAGTCGTACGATTGCGGGTCATGTACACGAGACGTCAGCCGATACGCAGACGCAAGCTGCTCACGCCATTGAAATGCAGCATGGTATGAACGAAGTGAATGGCGGAATGCAGCGCATTGCGGAAGCCGTCAATATCGTCTCTGATCGATCCAGTGATACGCTGGAGCAAAGTGTTCAAGGTAAACAAGCCATCGGACAAGCGGTGTCACAGATGGAAGCGATCACACAATCGTCGGATCAGATGGCAGCTGCAACAGGGCAGCTTCAGCAGCATTCCGACCGCATTGAAGGCATTTTGCAGTTGATTAATGATATTGCTAGTCAGACACATTTGCTTGCACTGAACGCTTCCATCGAAGCTGCTCGTGCGGGTGAGCATGGACAGGGCTTTGCTGTCGTTGCTGGTGAAGTACAGAAATTGGCTGGACAATCCAAATCCTCCGCTTCTGTAGTGGCTGAGATCGTAACCGCGATGCAGCGTGAGATCGGTGAGCTGCATCGGCATATGGAAGTCAATCGGACAGAAACGTATACGAGTATGAATGTAGTACAGCATGCCGGACAATCGTTTGAACATATTCACCATCGTCTCGGTGAGGTGGCAGCGCAGCTTCATCAAGTATCTGAATCCTCCTCCGAAATATCTGCGATTTCGCAGCAAATGCTTGTCTCAGTTGACGAAATGGAAGCGATCACGCGTCAGTCTGCCCGTCGCTTCGAGCAAGTTACCGAAGGCGCTGAGGAGCAGCAAGCAGCTATGGAGCATGTGAATCATTCAGCGAATCATTTAGCTGGGTTGTCTGAGCGTTTGAATGGGTTGATTGGACGCTTTAAAGTATAG
- the panD gene encoding aspartate 1-decarboxylase, producing the protein MYRTMMKSKIHRATVTEANLNYVGSVTIDEDLMDAADLLENEKVQIVNNNNGARLETYVIVGPRGSGVICLNGAAARLVQPGDNVIIISYATVDNAEAKEHRPTVVFVDEQNKVVMEAHKEVHATIV; encoded by the coding sequence ATGTATAGAACAATGATGAAATCCAAAATCCACCGCGCTACCGTTACCGAGGCAAACCTCAACTACGTTGGCAGTGTTACGATCGACGAAGATCTGATGGATGCCGCCGATCTGCTGGAAAACGAGAAAGTACAGATCGTGAATAACAACAACGGCGCACGTCTGGAAACGTACGTGATTGTCGGTCCACGCGGAAGCGGTGTGATCTGCCTGAACGGTGCAGCTGCCCGTTTGGTGCAACCCGGCGACAACGTGATCATTATCTCGTATGCTACAGTCGATAATGCGGAAGCGAAGGAACATCGCCCCACTGTCGTATTCGTGGACGAGCAGAACAAAGTCGTAATGGAAGCCCACAAGGAAGTTCACGCGACGATTGTCTAA